TTTGTCGGTTTTATTTAATTTAGATTTTAAATATAGTAGTAAGGATAGCAACCCGACAAAAATTATCACGGTCGAAATGAAATGTATAACAACGACCTCAAGATCCCATACAACAACATACATTAGCGGTATCCCAAGAAGAATGAAAGGAGAAAGCATTGTCAATGTCTTATGAGACGGAAATACAATAAATGCATATAAATTGCGGGGGCATAAGAAAAAGAAAAAATGTTTAAATATATTTTGAATAGTACCTGTACTTGTTCTTTTTCTCTGTTTTATTTGATCCTCATATGTCGTTGCTGCAGGCTCATAAACTGATGCAAGAGGTTCATATTTGATTTTATATCCCTTTCGCCTAACCTGTATGGTCATATCAAGATCCTCGCTAATAGTTAATGAATTGAAGTCCATGAGATCTTTTCTCCAAGCGCTAATTGTTCCTATAACAGTTGAAATACTATCCAACAAAGATTCTCCCTTCATGATAATATCTTCAATTTCCCAGTAAAACATTTCAGAACTGGTAAGTGTTTTATTGGGATTGGAGACTATATATCTTCCACTAACCGCTCCCACATCTGGATTCTTAAAATGGGGCATCATTTCCATTAATACATTTTTATCAAATAATGAATTTGCATCTGTAATAAGTACAATATTCCCTTTCGCATGATTTTTACTCAAGTTAATTGCAGATGATTTGCCTTTTCTTTCTTTTTCTCTTATTAATTTTAATGGTGGATCAGAATCTTGCGTAATAATATTTTCAACAAGTTCAACTGTTCTATCTTTTGACCCTGAATCTACAACTATTACTTCATATTTATCTTTTGGATAATTTAAGCAAAGCAAATTTTCAATTCGTCTTTTTATCACCTTTTCTTCATTATATGAAGGAACTATTATGGAAACAAACGGTTGGTAAGAATAATCCTTTTCATAAGGTTTTTTCATGTAAGATATCATAACCATCAAGAATGGATAACCGACAAATTTCCAAATCAATAGAAATGATAAAATATATAATATCAGAATTATCCAGTTCATATTACCATCCATTAATAATTAAATTTTTTTTAAATTTTTCCATATCCGCAGGCTCCCCCCTTCCGCCAGTTATTGATGCTCAGCACCGTGATGTAATGCTTCTTAGATAAGTGCTTCACGAACTGATGGGGTCTGTTGTGCTGGGATTTTTTTAGATCGACATTTGATGTTATTAAGACATTCATTTTTGTTAACTTCCCATCTTAGCCACTCTTGCGATTCTCTCCGCCGCCCTCCCATCTCCGAACGGATTCCTCCATCCATTGCTCCTTGCAAGCATATCCCTAGCACATTTCATAATCACCTCAGGATCCCCGTCCCAGCAAGCGCATTCGACCCGACCTCGACCGTCTCGGGTCTATCGTGAGCTCGTTCTGTTTGAATACCACTTGCTAACCTCTGCAGTTTATTTACATTCACCATCTTCATATAGTATGATACACCCTTTAACAAATTATTGCCTTTCAACATGAACAACCATCCCTGGTCCGTAGTTATAATACTCTATTTTTTTAATATCTGTTTTGAAATTATCTAATAGAGATTGCAGCTTTTTTTTAGTATAATAATAGCACTTTATTTTTCTATAATAAAGCAGGATCTCTCTAAGTGGGGTCTGGAGTGAATATAATGAAGGGACACTAAATATGATTTTGCCGCCATTATTTGTAGAGTTAAACATGTTAGTTAATATTGGCTTAGGGTCTTTGAAATATTCAAATACGCCTAATGCTATACAAACATCAAAACCTTTTGGCAAACCTTGTGTGATATCACCAACCTTTAACTCTGCTTTAACATTATTCCTATCACAAAAATCTTTAGCAATTTTTATCATTTCTTTCGAAATATCTATTCCCGAAAC
This portion of the Candidatus Methanoperedens sp. genome encodes:
- a CDS encoding glycosyltransferase, encoding MNWIILILYILSFLLIWKFVGYPFLMVMISYMKKPYEKDYSYQPFVSIIVPSYNEEKVIKRRIENLLCLNYPKDKYEVIVVDSGSKDRTVELVENIITQDSDPPLKLIREKERKGKSSAINLSKNHAKGNIVLITDANSLFDKNVLMEMMPHFKNPDVGAVSGRYIVSNPNKTLTSSEMFYWEIEDIIMKGESLLDSISTVIGTISAWRKDLMDFNSLTISEDLDMTIQVRRKGYKIKYEPLASVYEPAATTYEDQIKQRKRTSTGTIQNIFKHFFFFLCPRNLYAFIVFPSHKTLTMLSPFILLGIPLMYVVVWDLEVVVIHFISTVIIFVGLLSLLLYLKSKLNKTDKVEHKSSMVSISRIMYYVLLNEYTMIFAWYDFIFKKYSILWERAESTR
- a CDS encoding methyltransferase domain-containing protein — translated: MNNTRVEEYFENLALDFDSYYEKPEGVFDSIINTWLRRPGLIKRLKISLELSTPISGKRILDIGCGSGKLVVECSKNGAEVSGIDISKEMIKIAKDFCDRNNVKAELKVGDITQGLPKGFDVCIALGVFEYFKDPKPILTNMFNSTNNGGKIIFSVPSLYSLQTPLREILLYYRKIKCYYYTKKKLQSLLDNFKTDIKKIEYYNYGPGMVVHVERQ